Genomic segment of Candidatus Poribacteria bacterium:
GTGTTTGGATAGGACTTAATTATGTCGTTTTATTGAGTACAAGGGTTATGTTATCAAGCGTTTTCGAGAGTTCTACGTGTGCCTCAATGAGTGCTTTGTGGCTTTGCAGGAGGGTCGTGAGTTGCTCGTAGAGGGCTCGCTCGCGTTTTTGGGTTTCTTCCAAAGTCTTGCGGAGTTTCTCATTTTCCTGTCGGAAGGCGACTCTCACAGCATCTACGGACTTATCGCCGGTGTATTCGAGATACCCATCAGGGATGTACACGTTGCCGTAGAACCGCGAGAGTTCGCTGACGGTGATGACTTTATGCTTCCGTTTCTGGTCTGGGTTATCTGTGGCGGCAAGATTCCCAGCTTGAATCTCTTTGTAGATGTTTTCTTGCGAGACACCCAAGAGGTCGGCGGCTTGTGCGACGGAGAGATAGATTTCTGGGTTCATAATTTTGCGTCCTTCGGCATCGGTGGTTGTCTACGTTTTGTCTGCCAACTGCGTACGTGCTGAGGGGATGCTCTCAGTGTACTGCCTTTATCCTTCATTATAGAGTATCTATTGAGATAAGTCAAGCCAAAACTGATTGGCGGCGTTCCCCCCTCAATCCCCCCATATCTCCCCTTTTCTGTTATCAGCGCGTCTCGGATTTCATCGTAGAATCCGTAATTATAGTGGATCCAATAATTAAGGAGACATGCTGTCGGGATTACAAATCCCTCCTACACAGATGTAAACTGATTTCCCAAATCTACTATAAGCGGAAATGTGTCTGCCGTATATTTTTGTATGATTTTCCAATAATTTATCAATTATATTGTATAATTTTGTAATATATTGTAATATAACGCCAGTTTGATAAAAGTGATTTAACCCCTCAATCCTCCTACCCCCTGTATCTATACCCCCCCTATATCCCCCCCGCAAGCGAGAGGGAAGGACGCACGCGGTGGGGACCGACGCGCCCGAGGGGGAGGCCGGCGCAAACTAAACTTTACTATAAGAGGAACTGCATAAGTCTGCTTATAGTATCTTACTGAGCACGGCGGTGAGACTGTTCAGCGTTTTCGTGAGATCTGCGTGGACCTGGATAAGCGTTTGGTGGTTTCGGAGTGCGAGGATGAGTCGATCATTGAGATCTTGCTCGCGTTTCTCGATGTCTTCGAGTTTCTTCCGGAGTCGCTCGTTCTCTTGTCGGAGTGCAACTCGAACGAAGTCGACCGATCTATCGCCGGCATATTCAAGGTATCCATCTGGGATGTATATGTTACCGTAGAGGCGCGAGAGTTCACTGTGTGTGACCACTGGATATTTCCGGGTGTTGTCTGGATTTTCTATGGGTGTGAGGTTCTTGGCGCAGATCTCTTTGTAGATGGCTTCCTGTGAGATGCCGAGGAGATCGGCGGCTTGTGCGACGGAGAGATAGATTTCGTTTGGCATGGCTTTCATGGCTGTCAGCGATCGGCTTTCAGCGGGTTCCTTTCGGGTTTCAATGTGGATGTTAGAAAGTTTGTAAACGAACAATTGCCAGCGTTATCCGGGACAAAAGACGTTTGGTAAAAAGTATCTTTGACCGACAACGCTTCTTGCATTTTACACCTTTTTAACGAGTTATGCACTTTTTTCTGTAAAATATCGTATTTTTTTGTAAAAAATTAAGTTTTTTCTGTAAAATATCGTATTTTTTTGTAATTTAACTTGACAAAGGGCGTTATATAGTGTAGAATTAATTGCGTAAAGGGTTGAAACGCGAGATTTTTCACACAATTACGCGGAGAATTCAAAGATGCGTCGATCAAACACAAAAACAATATTGACTGCGTGCGAAATGTCTTTCGCTGGGAAAACGGATGCTGAGATAGCCACAACTTTAGGAACGTCTGTCTCAAATGTCTCCCGTTGGCGGAAAAATGAGATTTGGCAAGAATTTGAACAGGAGCTCATCTCGGCGCATAAAAAGTTGTTGTTAGAAGCGCATCGATTGGCAACCCTTGAAGATAGCACACCGTAGTGTGTGCATATATAAGGTTAAGTTCAAAATTAAAAGAATGGGTTTATCAAATCCCTGGATCCGTTCTTATTTTTAAGTTAGTTAGTTCTAATGTTTATGGAGGAAAACGTGAAAAACATAGTGAAATTGACATTTTCCTTAACCTCTTTAGTGGTCTTGCTTGCTGTCGGCCTTGTCTTAGCACCGTCAGTGATGGCAGATCACGGTAACTTTGATGTCACAATAACGGCAGCCGAGAATATGATCGATGTCTCGTCTGACGATGGCATGCAGATCGCCTCTGGACGTGATCGTGCTGATCGTGCCCTTACACCGGCTACGGCGACGTTCATCACGCTTTTAATTAAGAGTGATAGAATCGTGAACCTTGGGGGACCAGGTGGCGACTTAATGGAGCGTAAGACACATCTTGACTCGGAAGATATCATCATTGATGCTTACGATGCAGAGGGACGCGCACTTGGGCTCCTTCCGTTGGCAGAGGTAGATGACGTAGTTATCGTTTCACACCGGGATCCAACCAACCCAGGTAGAGAGTTCCTGATACGTGTAGATGAGCAGGAACTCACGAATGCGTATACAGCCGTCAGAGCAGGTGGT
This window contains:
- a CDS encoding helix-turn-helix domain-containing protein — protein: MNPEIYLSVAQAADLLGVSQENIYKEIQAGNLAATDNPDQKRKHKVITVSELSRFYGNVYIPDGYLEYTGDKSVDAVRVAFRQENEKLRKTLEETQKRERALYEQLTTLLQSHKALIEAHVELSKTLDNITLVLNKTT